In the Chloroflexia bacterium SDU3-3 genome, one interval contains:
- a CDS encoding DUF3307 domain-containing protein, whose protein sequence is MFYYFFLAHLIADFALQPYWLVVRKRRWDGLLIHGGVVLLCMLALGLIDRAFLALWPTMLGITAVHIFADWWKVHRADRLFRPAIVPFLLDQGIHAATIAVALALTGPQGWAIDLSWLNLPVALAVVAYVIAGLAVPIGVMTWLDPSFAHGALAPAARARSFAVGALGVSLVLFAGALALPLGLCGLVVATRRQVSPHPLDAPLGAAVVLTAGAALGALSLWLR, encoded by the coding sequence ATGTTCTACTACTTTTTTCTCGCACACCTGATAGCCGATTTTGCCCTGCAGCCCTACTGGCTGGTGGTGCGCAAGCGCCGCTGGGATGGCCTGCTCATCCACGGCGGGGTGGTTCTGCTGTGCATGCTGGCCCTGGGCCTGATCGACAGAGCCTTCCTGGCGCTCTGGCCCACCATGCTGGGCATCACCGCGGTGCACATCTTTGCCGACTGGTGGAAGGTGCACCGCGCCGACCGGCTGTTCCGGCCTGCCATCGTCCCCTTCCTGCTCGACCAGGGCATCCACGCCGCCACGATCGCGGTGGCGCTGGCGCTCACAGGGCCGCAGGGCTGGGCGATCGATCTGTCGTGGCTGAATCTGCCGGTGGCGCTGGCGGTGGTGGCCTATGTGATCGCGGGGCTGGCGGTGCCTATCGGCGTCATGACCTGGCTCGACCCCTCATTCGCACACGGGGCGCTGGCCCCGGCGGCGCGGGCGCGCAGCTTCGCGGTGGGGGCGCTGGGTGTCTCGCTGGTGCTGTTCGCGGGGGCGCTGGCGCTGCCGCTGGGGCTGTGCGGCCTAGTGGTAGCCACACGGCGGCAGGTCTCGCCGCACCCGCTGGATGCGCCGCTGGGCGCGGCGGTGGTGCTGACCGCAGGGGCCGCGCTGGGCGCGCTGAGCCTGTGGCTGCGCTAG
- a CDS encoding aminoacyltransferase gives MTVQDGRLSFALVAPDAETWEAFVAQHPQGSLLQRPGWGELKSQFGWDVQRLAIMSPDGLRAGAQLLFKRRFGLAAAYVPRGPLLSGDAEIDRALLRAMRALSTRSRAIFLRLEPNMLEQAAGAQQLHSALLLAGFQPTPPLQPRSTVHLDLGPTPEKLLSAMSKGHRADIRRAAREGVTVRVGEGEADLDAFYAIMQSTSARAQFGIHSRDYYAAVLRIFGRSADALLLLADWRGETVATALMCADAHAGLYLYSGSTPDGLKSGAQHAIQWQALQWARERGCTRYDFWGIPDAIGQALTVADPDERLRLEEQAKADALYGVYRFKKGFGGSVVRFLPAYDQVYVPPLYSLWQRRIV, from the coding sequence ATGACTGTACAAGACGGACGCCTGAGCTTCGCCCTGGTGGCCCCCGACGCGGAAACCTGGGAGGCATTTGTCGCGCAGCACCCGCAGGGTAGCCTGCTGCAGCGCCCTGGCTGGGGCGAGCTAAAATCACAGTTTGGCTGGGATGTCCAGCGGCTGGCGATCATGTCGCCGGATGGGCTGCGGGCGGGCGCTCAGCTGCTGTTTAAGCGGCGCTTTGGTCTGGCGGCGGCCTATGTGCCGCGCGGGCCGCTGCTGAGCGGCGACGCCGAGATCGACCGCGCGCTGCTGCGCGCTATGCGGGCACTGAGCACCCGCAGCCGTGCCATCTTCCTACGCCTAGAGCCAAACATGCTTGAGCAGGCCGCAGGCGCACAGCAGCTGCACTCGGCGCTGCTGCTTGCAGGCTTCCAGCCCACCCCGCCGCTCCAGCCCCGCAGCACCGTGCACCTCGACCTCGGGCCGACGCCCGAGAAGCTGCTCTCGGCCATGAGCAAGGGCCACCGCGCCGACATCCGCCGCGCCGCCCGCGAGGGCGTGACCGTGCGCGTGGGCGAAGGCGAGGCCGATCTGGACGCCTTCTACGCGATCATGCAGTCCACCAGTGCACGGGCGCAGTTTGGCATTCACAGCCGCGACTACTACGCCGCCGTGCTGCGCATCTTTGGGCGCAGCGCCGATGCCCTGCTGCTGCTGGCCGACTGGCGCGGCGAAACCGTGGCCACCGCGCTGATGTGCGCCGACGCCCACGCGGGCCTCTACCTCTACAGCGGCTCCACCCCCGACGGTCTCAAAAGCGGCGCGCAGCACGCCATCCAGTGGCAGGCCCTGCAGTGGGCACGCGAGCGCGGCTGCACCCGCTACGACTTCTGGGGCATCCCCGACGCCATCGGGCAGGCGCTGACTGTGGCCGACCCCGACGAGCGGTTGAGGCTGGAGGAGCAGGCCAAGGCCGACGCGCTCTACGGCGTCTACCGCTTCAAGAAGGGCTTCGGCGGCAGCGTGGTGCGCTTCCTGCCGGCCTACGATCAGGTGTATGTGCCGCCGCTCTACAGCCTCTGGCAGCGGCGCATTGTCTAG
- a CDS encoding aspartate aminotransferase family protein, producing MTTEEIIAHDEQYILQTYARPDFVIERGEGVYLYDTEGRRYLDCVAGIAVNALGYGDPDVAEAIRSQAQGLIHVSNLYHTRQQSDLAKALVERSFADRVFFSNSGTEAVEGALKLARKVQYERHIEGKTTIVAFDGSFHGRTMGAVAVTSREKYRLPFAPVMPGVRFARFNDIDATVAAIGDDVCAVVLEPIQGEGGINAATPEFLRAVRERCDAVGALLIFDEIQCGMGRTGSLWAYENYGITPDIMTVAKPLGGGFPIGAILMTQAVADAIHPGDHGTTFGGGPFVTAVAKVVVDKIADPAFLEHVREVGSYLDEALHDLQEAHPRITEIRGRGLIRGVRVSVSAAAVRELAHAEGLLLVTAGDDVLRIVPPLTLERAHVDELIEKLGRAIDNA from the coding sequence ATGACCACGGAAGAGATCATCGCCCACGATGAGCAGTACATTCTTCAGACATACGCCCGCCCGGACTTCGTGATCGAGCGCGGCGAGGGTGTCTATCTCTACGACACCGAGGGCCGTCGCTACCTGGACTGCGTCGCGGGCATTGCGGTGAACGCGCTGGGCTACGGCGACCCCGATGTCGCCGAGGCCATCCGCAGCCAGGCCCAGGGCCTCATCCACGTCTCCAACCTCTACCACACCCGCCAGCAGTCCGACCTGGCCAAGGCGCTGGTCGAGCGCTCGTTCGCCGACCGCGTGTTCTTCTCCAACAGCGGCACCGAGGCGGTCGAGGGCGCGCTGAAGCTGGCCCGCAAGGTGCAGTACGAGCGCCACATCGAGGGCAAGACCACCATCGTGGCCTTCGACGGCAGCTTCCATGGCCGCACCATGGGCGCGGTGGCGGTGACATCGCGCGAGAAGTACCGCCTGCCGTTCGCGCCGGTGATGCCGGGCGTGCGCTTCGCCCGGTTTAACGATATTGACGCGACCGTGGCCGCCATTGGCGACGACGTGTGCGCCGTGGTGCTGGAGCCGATCCAGGGCGAGGGCGGCATCAACGCGGCCACGCCCGAGTTCCTGCGGGCCGTGCGCGAGCGCTGCGACGCGGTGGGCGCGCTGCTGATCTTCGACGAGATCCAGTGCGGCATGGGCCGCACCGGCTCGCTGTGGGCCTACGAAAACTACGGCATCACGCCCGACATCATGACGGTGGCCAAGCCGCTGGGCGGCGGCTTCCCGATCGGCGCGATCCTGATGACCCAGGCCGTGGCCGACGCCATCCATCCCGGCGACCACGGCACCACCTTCGGCGGCGGGCCGTTCGTCACCGCCGTTGCCAAGGTGGTGGTCGACAAGATCGCCGACCCGGCCTTCCTTGAGCACGTGCGCGAGGTGGGAAGCTACCTCGACGAGGCCCTGCACGACCTGCAGGAAGCCCACCCGCGCATCACCGAGATCCGCGGTCGCGGCCTCATCCGCGGCGTGAGGGTGAGTGTCTCGGCGGCGGCGGTGCGCGAGCTTGCCCACGCCGAGGGGCTGCTGCTGGTGACAGCGGGCGACGATGTGCTGCGCATCGTGCCGCCGCTCACGCTGGAGCGCGCGCACGTGGATGAGCTGATCGAGA
- a CDS encoding Crp/Fnr family transcriptional regulator — translation MESEALEMHSIDRLACIPCFSNLDTAHLQVLARSLGAQSFERGESIFHQGSPGNVLYIIVTGQVRIYTISEAGQELSVTIFRAGDFFGELALLDGQPRSASAVAMGRTSALLLHRSAFLHAVHDYPPIAVAILEAMAQRLRQSTSHADLLGTSSAIQRVARQILALAARYGQREGDVTHIDLRLTQDDLASLVGTTRETANRALANLRDQGLIQMARARVSVLDTHGLEQKAKLP, via the coding sequence ATGGAAAGCGAGGCTCTTGAGATGCACAGTATCGATCGTCTAGCGTGTATCCCGTGCTTCTCAAACCTTGATACGGCACATCTGCAGGTGCTGGCCCGCAGCCTCGGGGCGCAGTCCTTCGAGCGCGGCGAGTCCATCTTTCACCAGGGCAGCCCGGGAAATGTGCTCTACATCATTGTGACGGGGCAGGTGCGGATCTACACGATCAGCGAGGCCGGGCAGGAGCTATCGGTCACGATCTTTCGGGCTGGCGATTTCTTCGGCGAGCTGGCGCTGCTGGATGGACAGCCGCGCTCGGCCAGCGCCGTGGCCATGGGCCGCACCTCGGCGCTGCTGCTGCACCGCTCGGCGTTCCTGCACGCGGTGCACGACTACCCGCCGATCGCCGTGGCCATCCTGGAGGCCATGGCGCAGCGCCTGCGCCAGAGCACCAGCCACGCCGATCTGCTGGGCACCAGCTCGGCCATCCAGCGGGTGGCGCGCCAGATCTTGGCGCTGGCCGCGCGCTACGGCCAGCGCGAGGGCGATGTGACCCATATCGACCTGCGGCTCACCCAGGATGATCTGGCCAGCCTAGTGGGCACCACCCGCGAGACCGCCAACCGCGCGCTGGCGAACCTGCGCGACCAGGGCCTGATCCAGATGGCGCGCGCCCGCGTCAGCGTGCTCGACACACACGGGCTTGAGCAAAAAGCAAAACTTCCCTAA
- a CDS encoding ROK family protein: MHDPRTRVEERLAQHTWGALSSQGCVMGLDVGSYGLRAALVDLQHHTYTCLQRDITSKEPSAMMSEVIALGQQLLSEKHVPDGHLVRIGVGFNGPVDARAGKIIQSPRVAGWEDYPIADQVEEAFGAAALIDNDANLIALAEATFGVGQGKRDLFYLHLSSGVGGGLVLNGKLYHGAATMAGEIGHAVVGPFDPLRPDHMPRTLEEQVSIRGLMARATELGQSTNLLSDIFTDSVIGRQVVSETIDILAVRLSQIVALIDPEMIILGGIVARSGGQPFINGIQERMADFMRSLVERPVPVVHSVLGFESVAIGGVALVLESLTE; the protein is encoded by the coding sequence ATGCACGATCCTCGAACTCGTGTCGAAGAACGCCTAGCGCAGCACACCTGGGGCGCACTTAGCTCGCAGGGTTGCGTGATGGGCCTCGACGTCGGGAGCTACGGGCTTCGCGCGGCCCTGGTCGATCTTCAACACCACACCTACACATGCCTCCAGCGAGATATCACCAGCAAAGAGCCGTCGGCAATGATGAGCGAGGTCATCGCACTCGGCCAGCAACTGCTGAGCGAAAAGCATGTGCCCGACGGCCACCTCGTGCGGATAGGCGTCGGCTTCAATGGCCCGGTGGATGCGCGCGCGGGCAAAATCATCCAGTCGCCGCGCGTGGCCGGATGGGAAGACTACCCGATCGCCGACCAGGTCGAGGAGGCCTTTGGGGCGGCGGCGCTGATTGATAACGACGCCAACCTCATCGCGCTGGCCGAGGCCACCTTCGGCGTGGGCCAGGGCAAGCGCGACCTGTTCTACTTGCACCTGAGCAGCGGCGTGGGCGGCGGCCTGGTGCTGAACGGCAAGCTCTACCATGGTGCCGCAACCATGGCCGGCGAGATCGGGCACGCGGTGGTGGGGCCATTCGACCCGCTGCGCCCCGACCACATGCCGCGCACCCTTGAGGAGCAGGTCTCGATCCGCGGCCTGATGGCGCGGGCCACCGAACTTGGACAGTCCACCAATCTGCTCAGCGACATTTTCACCGACAGCGTGATTGGCCGCCAGGTGGTAAGCGAGACCATCGATATTCTGGCGGTGCGGCTTTCGCAGATCGTCGCGCTGATCGACCCCGAGATGATCATCCTGGGCGGGATCGTCGCTCGCAGCGGCGGTCAGCCGTTTATCAACGGCATCCAGGAGCGCATGGCCGACTTCATGCGTTCGCTTGTGGAACGCCCCGTGCCCGTGGTGCATTCGGTACTGGGCTTTGAGAGCGTGGCTATCGGCGGCGTAGCGCTGGTGCTTGAGAGCCTCACCGAGTAG
- a CDS encoding HAD family hydrolase, translating to MLRAAIFDMGGTLLAYPGVGDTWRALEEPGIRAVYRYLRAEGHALPVEEDAFCDAMFLRLERGWRQAVEQGVNIRADTWIGEVAMGYALALGEAALGEAALRYASPLRGGVLAQPGAAQVLAALRGRGLRIGLISNTIWPGALHREDLATCGLLQHIDHAIFSGDLGIWKPSPQIFQSMLAALGVAPSEAFFVGDSPQEDIAGAQAVGMPAVWLANREFPTGGIRPDFTITSLTDLLRLPILA from the coding sequence ATGCTGCGCGCGGCGATCTTCGACATGGGCGGCACGCTGCTGGCCTACCCCGGCGTGGGCGACACCTGGCGCGCGCTTGAGGAGCCGGGCATCCGCGCGGTCTACCGCTACCTGCGGGCCGAGGGCCACGCCCTGCCGGTGGAAGAGGATGCGTTCTGCGATGCGATGTTCCTGCGCCTTGAGCGGGGCTGGCGGCAGGCGGTGGAGCAGGGGGTAAACATCCGCGCCGACACATGGATCGGCGAGGTGGCCATGGGCTACGCGCTTGCGCTGGGCGAGGCGGCGCTGGGCGAGGCGGCCCTGCGCTATGCCAGCCCGCTGCGGGGCGGCGTGCTAGCCCAGCCCGGCGCAGCGCAGGTGCTGGCGGCGCTGCGCGGGCGCGGCCTCAGGATCGGCCTGATCTCGAACACGATCTGGCCCGGCGCGCTGCACCGCGAGGATCTGGCGACATGCGGCCTTCTCCAGCATATCGACCACGCGATTTTCTCGGGCGATCTGGGCATCTGGAAGCCCAGCCCGCAGATCTTCCAGTCCATGCTCGCGGCCCTGGGCGTCGCGCCATCCGAGGCCTTCTTTGTGGGCGACAGCCCGCAGGAGGACATCGCAGGCGCGCAGGCTGTGGGCATGCCCGCCGTGTGGCTAGCCAACCGCGAGTTCCCCACGGGCGGCATTCGCCCCGACTTTACTATCACCAGCCTAACAGATCTGCTCCGGCTGCCTATCCTCGCCTAG
- a CDS encoding HEAT repeat domain-containing protein — translation MSATTILLAVAKLTRPLTIRDVRGLSGMTYLDRRDFLEIWQSLPAERRTTIARELIELAEEHVELAFGELWSWLLDDREAAVRISAIEGLWEDTSTKMLRRMVDIFTSDASTDVRAAAAIGLSRFACLAALGELAEGEEALEQALSAAALDTGLPTELRRRALESAGYFAENEQIQNQVERDYASGEQLLAESALVAMGRSMLPRWLPVIGKALGHESPALRYEACRAAGELADEAQPLLPKIFPLVTDSDSEIALAAIWALGQIGGEQAERALKQVSRSSDTARSQAAAEALEELSGGDSLV, via the coding sequence ATGAGCGCAACAACAATACTACTGGCAGTGGCCAAGCTGACCCGGCCACTCACCATCCGCGACGTGCGCGGACTCTCGGGGATGACCTACCTTGACCGGCGCGATTTCCTTGAGATCTGGCAGTCGCTGCCCGCCGAGCGGCGCACCACGATCGCTCGCGAGCTGATCGAGCTAGCCGAGGAGCATGTCGAGCTGGCCTTCGGCGAACTGTGGAGCTGGCTACTGGATGACCGCGAGGCCGCCGTGCGCATCAGCGCCATCGAGGGCCTGTGGGAAGATACGTCGACCAAGATGCTGCGGCGCATGGTGGACATCTTCACGAGCGATGCGAGCACCGATGTGCGCGCCGCAGCGGCCATAGGCCTAAGCCGCTTCGCCTGCCTCGCCGCGCTTGGCGAGCTGGCCGAGGGCGAGGAGGCGCTGGAGCAGGCGCTGAGCGCGGCGGCGCTCGACACAGGCCTGCCCACCGAGCTGCGCCGCCGCGCGCTGGAGAGCGCCGGGTACTTCGCCGAGAACGAGCAGATCCAGAACCAGGTCGAGCGCGACTACGCCAGCGGCGAGCAGCTGCTGGCTGAGAGCGCGCTGGTGGCGATGGGGCGTTCCATGCTGCCGCGCTGGCTGCCCGTTATCGGCAAGGCGCTTGGCCACGAGTCGCCCGCCCTGCGCTACGAGGCCTGCCGCGCCGCTGGCGAGCTGGCCGACGAGGCTCAGCCGCTGCTGCCCAAGATCTTCCCGCTGGTGACCGATAGCGACAGCGAGATCGCGCTGGCGGCGATCTGGGCCCTGGGCCAGATCGGCGGCGAGCAGGCCGAGCGCGCGCTCAAGCAGGTGAGCCGCAGCAGCGACACCGCGCGCAGCCAGGCCGCCGCCGAGGCCCTTGAGGAGCTGAGCGGCGGGGATTCGCTGGTCTAA
- a CDS encoding PIG-L family deacetylase, with protein MQYTYIDQIPDVYKHIYISPHLDDAALSCGGAIARHTSQGDRVLVVTIATAAPAAEGPFSEFAAAMHGRWQLSPEHVVASRLQEDTLALERIGADSYWAGFLDAIYRIPDTYCTAEALFGRPAITDPLRQQLAALLDELHARASGAMFYVPLAVGGHVDHQLTYDATVAGGWASTTAFYEDVPYALKAGALEQRLGALPRKFVPSIIDIDATLSRKIGSIASYASQMGELFGGEDAMRKQIIDYHEQLRPEVGTYGERVWVMI; from the coding sequence ATGCAATACACCTACATTGATCAGATCCCAGACGTCTACAAGCACATCTACATCTCACCCCACCTCGACGACGCCGCGCTCTCGTGCGGGGGCGCGATCGCCCGCCACACATCCCAGGGCGATCGCGTGCTTGTTGTGACGATCGCCACCGCAGCCCCGGCGGCAGAAGGCCCATTCAGCGAGTTCGCCGCCGCCATGCACGGGCGCTGGCAGCTCAGCCCCGAGCATGTGGTGGCTTCGCGCCTGCAAGAGGACACCCTGGCGCTCGAACGGATCGGGGCCGACAGCTACTGGGCCGGTTTTTTGGATGCGATCTACCGCATCCCCGACACCTACTGCACCGCCGAGGCCCTGTTCGGACGCCCGGCCATCACCGACCCGCTGCGCCAGCAGCTGGCCGCCCTGCTGGATGAGCTGCACGCCCGCGCCTCGGGCGCGATGTTCTACGTGCCGCTGGCGGTCGGCGGCCATGTGGACCACCAGCTGACATATGATGCCACCGTGGCGGGCGGCTGGGCCAGCACCACCGCCTTCTACGAGGATGTGCCTTACGCCCTGAAGGCAGGTGCGCTGGAGCAGCGGCTGGGCGCGCTGCCGCGCAAGTTTGTGCCTAGCATCATCGACATTGACGCGACCCTGAGCCGCAAGATCGGCTCGATTGCATCCTACGCGAGCCAGATGGGCGAGCTTTTTGGGGGCGAGGACGCGATGCGAAAGCAGATCATCGACTACCACGAGCAGCTGCGCCCGGAGGTCGGCACCTACGGCGAGCGCGTTTGGGTGATGATCTGA
- a CDS encoding DUF2203 domain-containing protein, translating to MAESEIEQLRRLNQYLQDELERQRGINGEMRRAVAELARAFQESLARANDAAETGDIERVRQITYENRQAWQSYLQQIVQAATTKPQE from the coding sequence ATGGCCGAGAGCGAGATCGAGCAGCTGCGGCGGCTCAACCAGTACCTGCAGGATGAGCTGGAGCGCCAGCGCGGCATCAACGGCGAGATGCGCCGCGCCGTGGCCGAGCTGGCGCGGGCCTTCCAGGAGTCGCTGGCGCGCGCCAACGACGCCGCCGAGACCGGCGACATCGAGCGCGTGCGCCAGATCACCTACGAGAACCGCCAGGCCTGGCAGTCCTACCTGCAGCAGATCGTGCAGGCCGCCACCACCAAGCCGCAGGAGTAG
- a CDS encoding UDP-N-acetylmuramoyl-L-alanyl-D-glutamate--2,6-diaminopimelate ligase: MPVRFLDLINDIPDARAAGGNPEIETLAYDSRAVRPGGVFVAVKGFHTDGHAYIPQALAAGASAVIYEDEAAAPLLGGVASARVPNARVALAPLAAALYGHPGRQMRVVGITGTDGKTTTTFLTSAALEGGPHSTGFMGTVDFKIGARQWANDTRQSTPEAPEVQAMLRDMLAAGCDYAVLESTSHALSARWNRLGGCAFDVAVLTNVTTEHLDFHGSVEQYRRDKARLFEMLGDESPAGPVDKRRKLAIVNADDPNHRMFLDAAPASAERLTYGVASRADVRALDVRSSREGLAFRLASPWGERDVRLKLTGDFNVANTLAALTVACAEGVALDDAIAALARIPGVRGRMERIEQGQPFTVLVDYAHTPGAFEKLMTIIRPLTSGKLIAVFGSAGERDREKRPMQGAIAARFCDMLVLTDEDPRLEDREAIIREIAAGAEGAGKAEGSGYLRIPDRAQAIRAAFAHAAPGDIVLLLGKGHEGCIIYADGKLPWDEAGEARAALAELGFRS, translated from the coding sequence ATGCCTGTACGATTCCTCGATCTGATCAACGATATTCCCGACGCCCGCGCTGCGGGCGGCAACCCCGAGATAGAGACGCTGGCCTACGACTCGCGGGCTGTGCGCCCCGGCGGCGTGTTTGTGGCGGTCAAGGGCTTCCACACCGACGGCCACGCCTACATCCCGCAGGCCCTGGCCGCTGGTGCTTCTGCCGTGATCTATGAGGACGAGGCCGCCGCGCCGCTGCTGGGCGGGGTGGCGAGCGCCCGCGTGCCAAATGCCCGCGTGGCCCTGGCCCCGCTGGCGGCGGCGCTCTACGGGCACCCAGGCCGCCAGATGCGCGTGGTGGGCATCACCGGCACCGACGGCAAGACCACCACCACCTTTCTTACCAGCGCGGCGCTGGAGGGCGGGCCGCACTCCACCGGCTTCATGGGCACGGTGGATTTCAAGATCGGCGCGCGGCAGTGGGCCAACGACACCCGCCAGAGCACCCCCGAGGCCCCCGAGGTGCAGGCCATGCTGCGCGACATGCTGGCCGCAGGCTGCGACTACGCGGTGCTTGAGTCGACCTCGCACGCGCTCTCGGCGCGCTGGAACCGCCTGGGCGGCTGCGCCTTCGACGTGGCCGTGCTCACGAATGTGACAACCGAGCACCTCGACTTCCACGGCAGCGTAGAGCAGTACCGCCGCGACAAGGCGCGGCTGTTCGAGATGCTGGGCGACGAGTCGCCCGCCGGGCCGGTGGACAAACGGCGCAAGCTGGCGATCGTGAACGCCGACGACCCCAACCACCGCATGTTCCTCGACGCCGCCCCAGCCAGCGCCGAGCGCCTGACCTACGGCGTGGCCAGCCGCGCCGACGTGCGTGCGCTGGATGTGCGATCCAGCCGCGAGGGGCTGGCCTTCCGCCTGGCCTCGCCCTGGGGCGAGCGCGACGTGCGTCTGAAGCTGACCGGCGACTTCAACGTGGCCAACACGCTGGCCGCGCTGACGGTGGCCTGCGCCGAGGGAGTGGCGCTGGATGACGCGATCGCGGCGCTGGCCCGCATCCCCGGCGTGCGCGGGCGCATGGAGCGGATCGAGCAGGGCCAGCCCTTCACGGTGCTGGTGGACTACGCCCACACACCGGGGGCCTTCGAGAAGCTGATGACGATCATCCGCCCGCTCACCAGCGGCAAGCTGATCGCAGTGTTCGGCAGCGCGGGCGAGCGCGACCGCGAGAAGCGGCCTATGCAGGGCGCGATCGCCGCCAGATTCTGCGACATGCTGGTGCTGACCGACGAAGACCCCCGGCTGGAAGATCGCGAGGCGATCATCCGCGAGATCGCCGCCGGTGCGGAGGGCGCTGGCAAGGCCGAGGGCAGCGGCTACCTGCGCATCCCCGACCGCGCCCAGGCCATCCGCGCCGCGTTCGCGCACGCCGCCCCAGGCGATATCGTGCTGCTGCTGGGCAAGGGTCACGAGGGCTGCATCATCTACGCCGACGGCAAGCTGCCGTGGGACGAGGCGGGCGAGGCCCGCGCCGCGCTGGCCGAGCTTGGGTTCCGATCCTGA
- a CDS encoding response regulator transcription factor, whose protein sequence is MSILIADDDLLTVKLTSFVLEEAGYQVIKVYNGQDALSAVREYDPELILLDVSMPKSDGFDVCRQIRITSNVPIIFLSGRSQLQDRVLGLQIGGDDYISKPFEPSELLARIEAVLRRRNHDPLSPSSKLTIGPITMDPITHEVTVGERRPTKLTPVEFRLLYYLMRHPGRVLNTTMILEKVWGNGYDNDSNLVPVYIRRLRAKIEENINHPHYIVTVTNLGYKFEA, encoded by the coding sequence ATGTCTATCTTAATTGCCGATGACGACCTGCTGACGGTCAAGCTCACCTCGTTTGTGCTTGAGGAGGCAGGGTATCAGGTCATCAAAGTCTACAACGGCCAGGATGCCCTCTCGGCGGTGCGCGAGTACGATCCCGAGCTGATCTTGCTCGATGTCTCGATGCCGAAGAGCGATGGGTTTGACGTGTGCCGCCAGATCCGCATCACATCGAACGTGCCGATCATCTTCCTCTCGGGCCGCTCGCAGCTGCAGGATCGCGTGCTAGGGCTGCAGATCGGCGGCGATGACTATATCTCCAAGCCGTTCGAGCCTTCCGAGCTGCTGGCGCGGATCGAGGCGGTGCTGCGCCGCCGCAACCACGACCCGCTCTCACCCTCATCGAAGCTGACGATTGGCCCGATCACCATGGACCCGATCACGCACGAGGTGACGGTGGGCGAGCGCCGCCCGACCAAGCTCACGCCGGTCGAGTTCCGCCTGCTCTACTACCTGATGCGCCACCCCGGGCGCGTGCTCAATACCACGATGATCTTGGAGAAGGTCTGGGGCAATGGCTACGACAACGATAGCAATCTGGTGCCTGTCTACATTCGGCGGCTGCGCGCCAAAATTGAGGAGAATATCAATCACCCGCACTACATCGTCACAGTCACGAATCTGGGCTACAAGTTTGAGGCGTAG
- the trxB gene encoding thioredoxin-disulfide reductase encodes MHSKVVVIGSGPAGLTAALYTARANLEPLVIRGLQPGGLIATTNEVENYPGFPEPIGGFDLAQKMEEQAARFGTKFLDALVEKIDTTQRPFVLTLDSGEQVTADTLILSTGASPRKLGVPGEQNLANRGVSYCATCDGFFFRNKRVVVVGGGNSALDEGLFLTRYVSELVIVHRRDQLRADPVLQERAFSNPKVRFVWDSEVAEVLGDNTVSGVRVKNLKTGEETTIEAEGVFPYIGHVPNTRVFEGLIDLDENGYIKADDHTRTNVPGIFAAGDVVDHVYRQAITAAGDGCKAAMEATWFLAEQEHAASKSQKKHEEVVSPALSGW; translated from the coding sequence ATGCACAGCAAAGTTGTGGTGATCGGCTCTGGCCCGGCGGGCCTGACAGCGGCGCTCTACACGGCGCGCGCCAACCTTGAGCCACTTGTCATTCGCGGCCTTCAGCCGGGCGGGCTGATCGCCACCACGAATGAGGTAGAGAACTACCCAGGTTTCCCCGAGCCTATCGGCGGGTTTGACCTTGCCCAGAAGATGGAAGAGCAGGCTGCCCGCTTTGGGACAAAATTTCTTGATGCGCTGGTAGAGAAGATCGATACGACCCAGCGGCCTTTTGTGCTGACGCTGGACAGCGGCGAGCAGGTGACTGCCGATACGCTCATCCTCTCCACCGGGGCCTCGCCGCGCAAGCTGGGCGTGCCCGGCGAGCAGAACCTAGCCAACCGGGGCGTGTCGTACTGCGCCACATGCGATGGCTTCTTCTTCCGCAACAAGCGCGTGGTGGTGGTGGGCGGCGGCAACAGCGCGCTCGACGAAGGCCTGTTCCTGACTCGCTATGTGAGCGAGCTGGTGATCGTGCATCGCCGCGACCAGTTGCGCGCCGATCCGGTGCTGCAGGAGCGCGCCTTCTCGAATCCCAAGGTGCGCTTCGTGTGGGATTCCGAGGTGGCCGAGGTGCTGGGCGACAACACCGTGAGCGGTGTGCGCGTGAAGAACCTGAAGACCGGCGAGGAGACCACGATCGAGGCCGAGGGCGTGTTTCCCTACATCGGGCACGTTCCGAACACGCGCGTGTTCGAGGGCCTGATCGACCTCGACGAGAACGGCTACATCAAGGCCGACGACCACACCCGCACCAATGTGCCTGGCATCTTCGCGGCTGGCGATGTGGTGGACCACGTCTACCGCCAGGCTATCACCGCCGCTGGCGATGGCTGCAAGGCCGCCATGGAGGCCACGTGGTTCCTGGCCGAGCAGGAGCACGCGGCCAGCAAGTCGCAGAAGAAGCATGAGGAGGTGGTCTCGCCCGCGCTGAGCGGCTGGTAG